A segment of the Homoserinimonas aerilata genome:
AGCGCCGTGGCGACGGTGATGGGCACGCCCATGCGCAGGGCAGCGCCCAGCACGAGCGAGATTCCGATGGCGAGCCCGAGGGTGAGCATGACGACTTCCATGCCTCGTGCTGTCGCTGTGACGTAGTAGCCGTCGATCGCATCCCTGGCTGCGGTGGTGAGTCCGACCCCCGAGAGAAGCATGACGATACCCGAAATGACGATGACTGTCGGGTGATTCGACCCGGGTAGATCGATATTCACGGAGCGTAGCCAGAAGATGACGACGGCGATCGCTGTCGTGACCGCGGCGGCAGCCATCTGGGCGAAGAATGCGGGGACCGTCCACTTGCCGAGCTTGCGTGTGATGAGGTCGGAGATGACCGCGGTGAGGGCGGCGACCAGCACAAGAACGAAGCTCACGTTGAAGAGCACGACGACGCCGCCCGCAAGGATGGCTTTGCCCGTCGTGACAACCCACCGCCGATACGGGTGCGGGCTGGTGAGGATCGTGCCGAGTTGCTCCCGCGCCTCGTTCACATCGATGGGGCCGTCGGCGCCTGTGATCGTGTCGATGAGCCAGTAGACACTCTGGAGGCGTGTGTAGTCGGTGGTGCGCACGCGCACTATGCGCATCACCGACATGGGATCTTCGTTGATTCCGCGGTGAACTGACACGGTGATCGAGGTGAACGTGATGTCGACGTGCATTCCGCTGATGCCGTACGCGAGGCTGATGCGCAGCACTGTGGCGACGACGTCGGCTGCGGATGCGCCGGTGGCCAGCATGGCTTCTCCTGCGCGCAGGCAGAGGTCGATGACGGCACGCGAGTGCTTCTGTGAGAACTGTTCGTCGCCTCCGGGGAGGGAGAGGATCTGGGTGGGCACCCCGATTCCCCGAATCGCCCCACCTGCGACTGCGGCGATGTAGCGGCCCAGCCTCTGCGAGAGTGTGCCCTGCCTGCGATCGTCTTTCACAGGTCAAGGCTACGGGCACTGCGCCAACTATGGGCACGTTCCGGCCCCTGCAGCACCATGCCAGAGCGTGGGACGGAAACCCAGCGCTTCTGCTTGAGCTACCTGAAGCCGCGCAGACGCAGGCTGTTCGTCACCACGAACACCGACGAGAAGGCCATGGCCGCTCCGGCCAGCAGTGGGTTCAGCAGACCCAGCATCGCCACGGGAATGGCCGCCGTGTTGTAGGCGAACGCCCAGAACAGGTTGCCCTTGATGGTGCTGAGCGTGCGCCGTGCCAGACGGATCGCATCCGCCACCACCAGCAGGTCCCCGCTCATCACTGTGAGGTCACTCGCCGCAATGGCCGCGTCGGTTCCGGCCCCCATTGCGATGCCGAGGTCAGCCGCCGCGAGTGCCGCCGCATCATTCACGCCATCGCCGACCATCGCCACCACGTGCCCGGCAGCCTGCAGGGACTGGATGGCCGCCAGTTTGCCGGCCGGGGTCACCCCGGCACGAACATCCGTGATTCCCACGCTCGCCGCCACCGTCGCCGCGGCACCGGCGTTGTCACCGGTCAGCAGCACCGGGGTCAGGCCGAGCCGCCGGAACCGGGCGATCGCCTCAGCGCTGGTCGGTTTGATCGAATCGCCGACGATCAGGATGCCGCGAACGGCGCCATCCCAGCCGACGACCACAGCGGTGTTGCCGGCCGCCTCAGCGTCGTCAAACGATTCCCGCAGCGGCGCTGGCAGCGGCAACGCCCAGTCCCGCTCGAGCCAATCAGCACGGCCCACCGCGACTGCACGGCCACCGACGGCCGCCGTCACGCCCTGCCCCTGGTGGGAGACGAACGAAGCGGCCTCGGGCAGGTCACCCTTGGCCTGACCCGCAGTGACGATGGCGCGACCTATCGGATGCTCGGAACCGGACTCGACGGCCGCCGCCACCGCGACAATCTCAGCTACGCTCTCACCGTCGGCGGCCACCGCATCCAGTAGTTCCATCCGGCCGGTGGTGACCGTGCCGGTCTTGTCGAGCACGATCGTGTCGACGCGACGGGTCGACTCCAGGGTTTGCGGGCCGCGGATCAGAATGCCCAACTGCGAGCCGCGGCCAGTGCCAACGAGCAGCGCGGTCGGGGTGGCGAGGCCCAGGGCACACGGGCAGGCGATGATCAGGGTGGCGACGGCGGCCGTGAATGCGGCCTCCACCGATCCCCCGAAGAACAGCCATGCACCCAAGGTCAACAGGGAGAGCACGATCACGACGGGAACGAAGATCGCCGACACCCGGTCGGCGAGGCGTTGCACCTCGGCCTTACCGGTCTGCGCGTCCTCGACCAGGCGGCCCAGTCGGGCCAGCTCGGTGTCGGCGCCGACGCGCGTGACCTCAACGATAAGGCGTCCGCCGACGTTGACGGTCGATCCTACGACACGGTCACCGGGGCCGATCTCGACTGGCACCGATTCACCGGTGAGCATGCTCATGTCGACTGCGGATGCGCCATCCGTCACCAGTCCGTCGGTGGCGATCTTCTCGCCGGGCCGCACAACGAAGACGTCGCCGGGCGTGAGCGCGGTGACGGCGACGGAAACCTCGACACCATCCCGCAGCACCATGGCGTCTTTCGCGCCGAGCTCCAGCAGCGCGCGCATGGCGGCGCCCGACTGCCTCTTGGTGCGGGCCTCGATGTAACGCCCACCCAGAATGAATACGGTGACCGCGGCCGCAACCTCCAGATAGATCTCTCCCGCCCCGGAACCCGGTTCGGCGAGCAGGCTGAAGGTCATGTGCATGCCGGGCATACCCGCGGTGCCGAAGAACAGGGCGTAGAGCGACCAGGCGAGAGCCGCAAGAACACCGACGCTGACCAGCGTGTCCATGGTGGCGGCGCCGTGGCGGGCGTTCACGAACGCCGCCCGGTGGAACGGCCACGCACCCCACACAGCGACAGGGGCGGCGAGGGTGAGGGTCAGCCACTGCCAGTTGGTGAACTGGAGCGCCGGGATCATCGACAGCAGCACGACCGGAACGGTCAGCGCTGCCGACACGATCAGCCGCTGCCGCAGTTCGGCGAGTCCATCGGATGCCGGGGCGCCTTCGCCTGCGGATTCGGCGACCGGCGGAGCCGGCAGCTCCGCCGTGTACCCGGCCGACTCCACGGTGGCGATGAGCTGCTCGGCGCTCACCCCTTCCGGCGCACGCACTCGCGCCTTCTCGGTCGCGTAGTTGACGCTGGCCTCGACCCCGGGGAGCTTGTTCAGCTTGCGCTCCACCCGGTTGGCGCAGGAGGCGCAGGTCATCCCGCCGATATCGAGTTCGACATCCGACATGGGCATGTCTACGCGTCCGCGAGCGCGTAGCCGGCCTCGCCGACCGCGGCGCGAATGGCCGCCGAGTCGAGGGCGGAGGAGCTGGCGACCGTGACCGTGGACGCGCCGCCGACGTTCAACTGAACGTTCACCGACTCCACGCCGTCGAGGGCGGTGAGCTCCTCGGTGATGCTGGAC
Coding sequences within it:
- a CDS encoding threonine/serine ThrE exporter family protein → MKDDRRQGTLSQRLGRYIAAVAGGAIRGIGVPTQILSLPGGDEQFSQKHSRAVIDLCLRAGEAMLATGASAADVVATVLRISLAYGISGMHVDITFTSITVSVHRGINEDPMSVMRIVRVRTTDYTRLQSVYWLIDTITGADGPIDVNEAREQLGTILTSPHPYRRWVVTTGKAILAGGVVVLFNVSFVLVLVAALTAVISDLITRKLGKWTVPAFFAQMAAAAVTTAIAVVIFWLRSVNIDLPGSNHPTVIVISGIVMLLSGVGLTTAARDAIDGYYVTATARGMEVVMLTLGLAIGISLVLGAALRMGVPITVATALGDGISLVPGMVGSALIGIGFALTCYVKLRLVPLMAVAASLVFAVYSVILPLVHQPGIAPALAGVVAGIIGYLTYRWLKVPEEAMNMAGIIALIPGLAVYRSLYGFMDSEFGVVEALPAMVVALATGLGLAAGTTIGGFVTRRAFGIDRSAILALRRTRTTR
- a CDS encoding heavy-metal-associated domain-containing protein — translated: MSNPTIDLGLSDKNSGGGCACCSTPAQTVADTASAPASLIETTVAVTGMTCGHCVSSITEELTALDGVESVNVQLNVGGASTVTVASSSALDSAAIRAAVGEAGYALADA
- a CDS encoding heavy metal translocating P-type ATPase; translation: MPMSDVELDIGGMTCASCANRVERKLNKLPGVEASVNYATEKARVRAPEGVSAEQLIATVESAGYTAELPAPPVAESAGEGAPASDGLAELRQRLIVSAALTVPVVLLSMIPALQFTNWQWLTLTLAAPVAVWGAWPFHRAAFVNARHGAATMDTLVSVGVLAALAWSLYALFFGTAGMPGMHMTFSLLAEPGSGAGEIYLEVAAAVTVFILGGRYIEARTKRQSGAAMRALLELGAKDAMVLRDGVEVSVAVTALTPGDVFVVRPGEKIATDGLVTDGASAVDMSMLTGESVPVEIGPGDRVVGSTVNVGGRLIVEVTRVGADTELARLGRLVEDAQTGKAEVQRLADRVSAIFVPVVIVLSLLTLGAWLFFGGSVEAAFTAAVATLIIACPCALGLATPTALLVGTGRGSQLGILIRGPQTLESTRRVDTIVLDKTGTVTTGRMELLDAVAADGESVAEIVAVAAAVESGSEHPIGRAIVTAGQAKGDLPEAASFVSHQGQGVTAAVGGRAVAVGRADWLERDWALPLPAPLRESFDDAEAAGNTAVVVGWDGAVRGILIVGDSIKPTSAEAIARFRRLGLTPVLLTGDNAGAAATVAASVGITDVRAGVTPAGKLAAIQSLQAAGHVVAMVGDGVNDAAALAAADLGIAMGAGTDAAIAASDLTVMSGDLLVVADAIRLARRTLSTIKGNLFWAFAYNTAAIPVAMLGLLNPLLAGAAMAFSSVFVVTNSLRLRGFR